In the genome of Aulosira sp. FACHB-615, one region contains:
- a CDS encoding TniQ family protein — translation MEREVVVHPPWYIEPQEGESISHYFGRFRRHEAVCVSSPGTLSKAAGIGPVLARWEKFRFNPFPSQKELEAIGKLISLDADRIAKMLPPKGEKMKLEPIRLCAACYAEQPYHRLEWQFQSTVGCVRHQLRLLSECPFCKERFAIPALWEQGECRKCHAPFRSMAKRQKPY, via the coding sequence ATGGAGCGAGAAGTTGTTGTACATCCACCTTGGTACATCGAACCCCAGGAGGGAGAGAGTATCAGTCACTATTTTGGTCGATTTAGGCGACACGAAGCTGTTTGCGTATCGTCGCCTGGAACTTTAAGTAAAGCCGCAGGAATTGGCCCAGTATTAGCAAGATGGGAGAAATTTCGGTTTAATCCCTTTCCCAGTCAAAAGGAATTAGAAGCTATTGGTAAATTAATCAGCTTGGATGCAGACCGAATTGCTAAAATGCTCCCACCCAAGGGTGAAAAAATGAAACTAGAGCCAATACGCTTGTGTGCTGCGTGTTATGCAGAGCAGCCGTATCATCGATTGGAGTGGCAGTTCCAATCTACAGTTGGGTGTGTTCGCCATCAGTTACGTTTGCTTTCAGAATGCCCTTTTTGTAAAGAACGTTTTGCTATCCCAGCGTTATGGGAACAGGGAGAGTGCAGAAAATGTCATGCCCCTTTTAGAAGTATGGCAAAGCGTCAGAAGCCTTACTAA
- a CDS encoding helix-turn-helix domain-containing protein, with translation MSETQHQQLLELHNQMFISPQDFSYRWGLGYEELAKICSISKSTTYHWLGGQASRRAAGLPYQRIMAVADFLLTNAEVIQPLLEGWHHSQPPN, from the coding sequence ATGTCTGAGACTCAACATCAGCAGTTACTGGAACTGCACAACCAAATGTTCATCTCTCCCCAAGACTTTAGCTACCGTTGGGGATTAGGTTATGAAGAACTAGCCAAAATCTGCTCCATCTCAAAATCCACCACATATCATTGGCTAGGTGGACAAGCCAGCCGCCGTGCTGCTGGATTACCTTACCAAAGAATTATGGCTGTCGCTGATTTTTTACTCACCAACGCTGAGGTCATTCAACCTTTATTAGAAGGGTGGCATCATTCTCAACCGCCAAATTAA